A DNA window from Candidatus Poribacteria bacterium contains the following coding sequences:
- the def gene encoding peptide deformylase yields the protein MPKRKRKPRNVDASDVNGEGNVVLHETVPLQLRYYGDPVLRKRAKPVAEITDAELQFAEQMFMTLEGTGNGIGLAATQVGVLKRIIIINIGEIDDEVYEPLVLFNPEILSSEGEIVAEEGCLSIPDVTADVKRPERIVVEGINAERESIRIEADGLLSRVLLHEIDHLNGVLFIDRIGGLKRRLLSDELLRLQRAERPS from the coding sequence ATGCCGAAACGTAAAAGAAAGCCCAGGAACGTCGATGCCTCGGACGTGAATGGAGAAGGTAACGTAGTCCTGCATGAGACAGTTCCCTTGCAACTGCGCTATTATGGCGATCCAGTCCTTCGTAAAAGAGCCAAACCGGTTGCAGAGATCACAGATGCAGAACTCCAGTTCGCTGAACAGATGTTCATGACGCTCGAGGGTACAGGCAACGGCATTGGACTTGCTGCAACGCAAGTCGGTGTTTTGAAGAGGATCATCATCATTAATATAGGTGAAATTGACGATGAAGTATATGAACCGTTGGTGCTGTTTAACCCCGAAATTCTCAGTTCTGAGGGAGAAATTGTTGCCGAAGAAGGATGCCTCAGCATCCCCGATGTGACGGCTGATGTGAAACGTCCAGAGCGAATTGTCGTTGAGGGGATTAATGCCGAGCGTGAATCCATCCGTATTGAAGCCGACGGTTTACTTTCGCGCGTGCTGCTACACGAAATAGATCATCTCAACGGAGTTCTTTTTATTGATCGGATCGGCGGATTAAAGCGTCGTCTGTTGAGCGATGAATTGTTGAGACTGCAACGGGCTGAACGCCCTTCTTAA
- the larE gene encoding ATP-dependent sacrificial sulfur transferase LarE produces MPKQKLEPTLQAKLDDLYTCLHAYEKVIVAFSGGVDSTFLAEAAQHALGDNALAVTAISDSYPIREMRAAQDIARQIGIRFETIHTQELDLEGYASNPTNRCFFCKTELFDKLRPIAEKYNVGTIVYGAIPDDVGDHRPGMDAAKQMGIRAPLIDVNLTKAEIREISKAWDLPTWDKPAFACLSSRFPYGMRITRELLRQVDAAEQFLYDLGIRQFRVRHHGDLARIELEAAEISRMLSKTVRSDISTHFKTLGYTHVALDLQGYRSGSLNEGVTTS; encoded by the coding sequence ATGCCAAAACAGAAACTTGAACCTACCCTACAAGCAAAGCTGGACGACCTCTATACGTGCTTACACGCGTATGAGAAGGTCATCGTTGCGTTCTCCGGCGGTGTTGATAGCACATTTCTTGCGGAGGCGGCACAACACGCACTCGGTGATAACGCGCTTGCCGTTACCGCCATTTCGGACTCTTATCCGATCCGAGAAATGCGAGCCGCGCAAGATATCGCCAGACAGATCGGGATCCGCTTTGAAACCATCCACACACAAGAATTGGATTTGGAAGGTTATGCGAGCAACCCGACGAACCGATGCTTTTTCTGTAAGACGGAATTGTTCGATAAGTTGCGTCCTATCGCTGAAAAATACAACGTCGGAACGATTGTCTACGGCGCGATCCCAGATGATGTCGGTGACCACCGTCCAGGGATGGATGCTGCGAAGCAGATGGGCATCCGAGCCCCCTTGATCGATGTCAATCTGACCAAAGCAGAGATTCGCGAGATTTCAAAGGCGTGGGATCTTCCAACATGGGACAAACCGGCGTTTGCGTGTCTCTCCTCACGGTTTCCTTACGGGATGCGTATCACCCGCGAACTCCTGCGACAAGTAGACGCCGCCGAGCAATTTCTCTATGACTTAGGCATCCGTCAATTCCGTGTTCGACACCACGGCGATCTTGCCCGCATTGAGCTCGAAGCAGCGGAAATTTCGCGGATGCTTTCAAAAACCGTGCGCAGTGACATCAGTACGCACTTCAAAACACTCGGATATACGCACGTCGCGCTCGACCTGCAGGGGTATCGCTCCGGGAGCCTAAACGAGGGGGTCACGACTTCGTAA
- a CDS encoding (Fe-S)-binding protein encodes MSYQQTQQLTGVETFSWKKWDACTHCGLCLPTCPTYRELGLETDSPRGRLYLMGSAFKDEDATPLNEEWSEYIYRCLDCRACETACPSGVHFGELLEEARAIYEQNAPRSAAYRFWTNLVFKQILPNKERLDLIFELMWLYQRLGIRWLVQKMGLLKLMGQLGQMESLLPKIPSPRLKYTIRDITPAEGETRYRVGFIPGCIMNQVFTETNVATIRVLTQNGCEVVTPRQQTCCGALHLHNGVRDVASSLAKQNIDAFEAEDLDAIIINSAGCGATLKEYEALLEHDTAYAEKADHFSHKMRDISEFLAEIEMVAPKGKIEKRVTYDEPCHLLHGQSVQAQPRKVLQAIPGLELIELTESEWCCGSAGIYNITQPELSQEILERKMNHIAETDADIVATGNPGCLLQIQLGIQKRGLSMKAMHPVNLLDYAYRGISPEDFLPEQ; translated from the coding sequence ATGTCCTATCAACAAACACAACAACTTACCGGCGTAGAGACTTTTAGTTGGAAGAAGTGGGATGCTTGTACACACTGCGGACTCTGTCTGCCAACCTGTCCAACCTATCGAGAATTAGGTTTAGAAACGGATTCACCCAGGGGTAGACTCTATCTCATGGGGAGTGCCTTCAAAGACGAAGATGCCACTCCACTCAACGAAGAATGGTCAGAATATATCTATCGGTGCTTAGACTGCCGAGCGTGTGAAACCGCCTGTCCTTCCGGTGTTCACTTCGGAGAATTGCTTGAGGAGGCACGTGCTATCTATGAACAGAACGCACCCCGCTCCGCCGCTTATCGGTTCTGGACGAACCTCGTCTTTAAACAAATTCTACCGAATAAAGAACGATTGGACCTGATCTTTGAGTTGATGTGGCTCTATCAGCGACTCGGTATCCGATGGCTCGTTCAAAAGATGGGTCTCCTGAAACTGATGGGACAACTCGGGCAGATGGAATCATTACTCCCGAAGATCCCATCACCGCGATTGAAATATACGATACGCGACATTACACCTGCGGAAGGCGAAACTCGTTACCGTGTCGGATTCATACCGGGGTGTATCATGAACCAAGTCTTCACTGAGACGAACGTTGCAACCATTCGGGTCTTGACACAGAACGGCTGTGAAGTGGTTACCCCACGCCAGCAGACCTGTTGTGGTGCGTTACACCTTCACAACGGTGTTCGAGATGTCGCTTCGTCTCTCGCGAAACAGAACATTGATGCATTTGAAGCGGAGGATTTAGACGCGATCATCATCAATTCAGCCGGCTGCGGTGCGACACTCAAGGAATACGAGGCACTTTTAGAACACGACACGGCTTATGCTGAGAAAGCAGATCATTTTAGCCATAAGATGCGAGACATCAGCGAATTCTTAGCCGAGATCGAGATGGTCGCGCCGAAAGGAAAAATCGAAAAACGCGTTACCTACGATGAACCGTGTCATCTCCTTCATGGACAAAGCGTCCAAGCGCAACCCCGTAAGGTTCTCCAAGCGATACCCGGGTTGGAGTTGATTGAATTAACCGAATCCGAATGGTGTTGCGGGAGTGCTGGCATCTATAACATCACACAACCGGAACTGTCACAGGAAATTTTAGAACGGAAGATGAACCACATCGCGGAAACCGATGCGGACATCGTCGCGACAGGCAATCCGGGGTGCTTGCTCCAGATTCAACTCGGCATTCAAAAACGTGGCTTATCCATGAAAGCAATGCATCCTGTGAATCTTTTAGACTACGCGTATCGTGGTATTTCACCAGAGGATTTTCTACCTGAGCAGTAG
- a CDS encoding dCTP deaminase, whose amino-acid sequence MFLSDKDIIQYINKGKIKISPAPDLETQLGSCSIDFRLSNTFRVFEHSKYPYIDLRAEIDTNDLMRRVDVPDGDAFTMQPGEFVLAATQETLELADDVLARLEGRSSLGRLGIIVHSTAGLFDPGWIGIPTLELGNLGRMPVKLYPGMRICAFTFAQLSSSAHVPYQLKPANKYAWQDGPETSRFAKDIEFS is encoded by the coding sequence ATGTTTTTATCAGACAAAGATATTATCCAGTACATCAATAAAGGGAAAATCAAAATCTCCCCCGCGCCTGACTTGGAAACACAACTCGGTAGTTGTTCTATCGACTTCAGATTGAGCAACACCTTTCGTGTGTTTGAGCATAGTAAATACCCATACATCGATCTGCGTGCAGAGATTGATACGAATGACCTGATGCGGAGGGTTGATGTCCCTGACGGGGATGCCTTCACGATGCAGCCGGGTGAGTTCGTCTTGGCAGCAACGCAGGAAACACTTGAATTAGCAGACGATGTATTGGCACGGCTCGAAGGCAGAAGTAGTTTGGGCAGACTCGGTATTATCGTCCACAGCACCGCCGGGCTTTTCGATCCGGGTTGGATCGGCATTCCTACTTTAGAGTTAGGGAACCTCGGTCGTATGCCGGTCAAGTTATATCCGGGGATGCGGATCTGTGCGTTCACTTTTGCGCAGCTTTCCTCAAGTGCCCATGTCCCGTATCAACTCAAACCTGCGAACAAATATGCCTGGCAAGACGGTCCAGAGACGAGCCGCTTTGCCAAAGACATTGAATTTTCGTAG
- the glnA gene encoding type I glutamate--ammonia ligase yields MTPSEVVALAKDNDIKIIDLKFMDLPGMWQHFSMMADELTEDLFEEGAGFDGSSIRGFQAINESDMLLFPDPTTALIDPVCKVPTLSITCNIKDPITLENYTRDVRHIAQKAEAYLQSTGIADTSYWGPEAEFYLLNDIRYGQDQHSGFYSVDSVEGSWNSGREENPNLGYKPRYKEGYFPVPPSDTLQDLRSEICLKLMEAGVDVEVHHHEVGTAGQGEIDIRFGELTTTGDKIALYKYIIKNMARENNLVATFMPKPLFQDNGSGMHVHQSLWKNGKNVFYDPQGYSLLSEDALYYIGGLLTHARSLCAIIAPTTNSYKRLVPGYEAPVNIAYSQRNRSACVRIPVYSKSEKAKRIEFRTPDPSCNPYLAFSALLMAGLDGIQNRIHPGDPLDKDLYDLEPEELADIESTPVSLGDSLDALEEDHEYLLKGDVFTQDVLDTWIDYKRENEVDAINMRPHPYEFFLYHDI; encoded by the coding sequence ATGACACCAAGTGAGGTGGTTGCACTTGCAAAAGACAACGATATAAAGATAATCGACCTGAAATTCATGGATCTGCCGGGGATGTGGCAACACTTTTCCATGATGGCAGATGAATTGACCGAAGACCTTTTTGAAGAAGGTGCCGGTTTTGACGGTTCGAGTATCCGCGGTTTCCAGGCAATTAACGAGAGCGATATGTTGCTCTTCCCAGATCCGACGACCGCCCTCATCGACCCGGTCTGCAAGGTGCCGACGCTAAGCATCACGTGTAACATCAAAGATCCGATTACGTTGGAGAACTATACACGCGATGTCCGGCATATTGCTCAGAAAGCAGAGGCGTATCTCCAATCCACCGGAATTGCGGATACAAGTTACTGGGGGCCTGAGGCAGAATTCTATCTGCTGAACGACATTCGCTACGGGCAGGACCAACATTCCGGCTTCTATTCTGTCGATTCTGTTGAAGGCAGTTGGAATTCGGGACGTGAAGAGAACCCGAACCTTGGGTATAAACCGCGTTATAAAGAGGGTTACTTCCCGGTACCGCCATCCGATACACTTCAAGACCTCCGGTCAGAGATCTGTCTCAAGCTCATGGAAGCTGGCGTTGATGTGGAAGTTCATCACCACGAAGTCGGAACCGCAGGTCAAGGTGAAATCGACATCCGCTTTGGTGAGTTAACCACGACTGGCGATAAGATTGCGTTGTATAAGTACATCATCAAGAATATGGCGCGCGAAAACAATTTGGTCGCGACCTTCATGCCGAAACCGCTCTTCCAAGACAACGGTTCCGGAATGCACGTGCACCAAAGTCTCTGGAAAAACGGCAAGAACGTCTTCTACGATCCACAGGGATATTCGCTTCTGAGTGAGGATGCTCTCTATTACATCGGTGGTTTGCTCACGCATGCCCGCTCGCTCTGTGCAATCATCGCTCCAACAACTAATTCCTATAAGCGATTGGTCCCAGGATATGAAGCACCCGTGAACATCGCTTACTCACAACGGAACCGTAGTGCATGCGTCCGTATTCCTGTCTACTCAAAGAGCGAGAAGGCAAAACGGATCGAGTTCCGCACCCCGGACCCGTCCTGTAACCCGTATCTCGCCTTCAGTGCATTGCTCATGGCAGGGCTTGACGGCATACAGAACCGCATCCATCCGGGTGACCCCCTGGACAAAGACCTCTATGACCTTGAACCCGAAGAGCTCGCGGACATCGAGTCTACGCCAGTGTCCCTCGGTGATTCCTTGGATGCCTTAGAGGAAGATCACGAGTATCTCCTCAAAGGCGATGTGTTCACCCAAGACGTTTTGGACACCTGGATTGATTACAAACGCGAGAATGAGGTCGATGCAATCAACATGCGCCCGCATCCCTACGAATTCTTCCTCTATCACGACATTTAG
- a CDS encoding P-II family nitrogen regulator — protein sequence MKKLECIIRPFKLEEVKEALSSVGVRGMTVSEVRGFGRSRGHTELYRGSEYTIEFVPKLKIEIVVAEENVDKVVEAVQQAASTGKIGDGKIFVLPIDETIRIRTGERGPAAV from the coding sequence ATGAAAAAGCTAGAATGTATTATCCGCCCCTTCAAATTGGAGGAGGTCAAAGAGGCACTCAGCAGTGTGGGTGTTCGGGGCATGACAGTCAGCGAAGTTCGGGGTTTCGGGCGTAGCCGTGGGCATACTGAACTGTACCGCGGTAGCGAATACACGATCGAATTTGTCCCGAAGTTAAAAATCGAGATTGTCGTCGCAGAAGAGAACGTTGATAAAGTCGTTGAAGCTGTGCAACAGGCGGCTTCGACCGGTAAAATCGGCGATGGCAAAATTTTCGTCCTGCCCATCGATGAAACCATCCGTATCCGCACAGGTGAAAGAGGTCCTGCCGCTGTTTAG